Proteins from a genomic interval of Capillibacterium thermochitinicola:
- a CDS encoding ABC transporter permease yields MKMRYLPGKIFSCVLTLWLVSLLTFLVFQVLPGNPAQIMLGAEATPEQVAALEKTLGLDKPLSLRYVHWIGGVFRGDLGVSLRYAQPVRRLMVNSLKVTLPVAGMALIFIVLMGIPLGLVMGKYHWQKRKFIFSSLTQIGTAIPSFWLGILMMLTFAKLFSFFTPGAFIPWEEDWLGALASLIPPALAVALPKVAVLSRFVGTAYLEEKKRRLYSHGVR; encoded by the coding sequence ATGAAGATGCGTTATCTGCCCGGGAAGATCTTCTCGTGTGTGTTAACCCTCTGGTTGGTTTCGCTCCTAACTTTTCTCGTTTTTCAAGTGCTACCCGGCAACCCGGCCCAAATCATGCTGGGCGCCGAAGCTACACCGGAACAAGTAGCGGCTTTGGAGAAAACGTTGGGGTTGGACAAACCGCTCTCCCTTCGTTACGTCCACTGGATTGGCGGGGTTTTCCGCGGGGACTTGGGGGTCTCCCTTCGCTATGCCCAACCTGTGCGGAGACTAATGGTCAACAGTCTCAAAGTCACCCTCCCCGTGGCGGGGATGGCCTTGATCTTTATCGTGCTGATGGGTATCCCCCTCGGGCTGGTCATGGGGAAATATCATTGGCAAAAGCGGAAGTTCATCTTCTCCTCCCTTACGCAGATCGGCACCGCGATCCCTTCTTTTTGGTTGGGTATCCTGATGATGCTGACCTTTGCCAAGCTGTTCAGCTTTTTTACCCCGGGGGCCTTTATCCCCTGGGAAGAGGATTGGCTGGGTGCCTTGGCCTCTTTAATCCCGCCCGCCCTAGCCGTTGCTCTGCCGAAAGTGGCGGTCTTAAGCCGCTTTGTGGGGACCGCTTACCTCGAAGAAAAAAAACGCCGACTATATTCGCACGGCGTACGGTAA
- a CDS encoding ABC transporter permease subunit, with protein MLYTHLLKNILISVTTVLGLMGADILGGSIIIEKVFALPGIGRLLIDAINFRDFPLVQGIALYLAGVVVLLNLLVDFSYSILDPRIRGDK; from the coding sequence GTGCTCTATACTCACCTACTCAAGAATATTTTAATCTCCGTCACCACCGTGCTTGGGCTGATGGGCGCTGATATCCTGGGCGGGAGTATTATCATCGAAAAAGTATTTGCCCTGCCGGGCATCGGCCGGTTGCTGATTGACGCGATCAATTTTCGCGATTTCCCGTTGGTTCAAGGCATCGCCCTCTATCTGGCCGGCGTGGTGGTCCTCCTTAACTTACTGGTGGATTTCTCCTATAGCATTCTTGACCCTCGAATCCGTGGAGACAAGTAA